The nucleotide sequence TCAATGAAAGGCTGACCGGCGCGATAGCCTTGACATTGATTCttgcgggaaccgaggcgatgaggacgacgaagcggcgagtcACTGATACGGCGGGCCCATTCCCGTTCGCGCCAAAATCTGTTTCCCGGCGCCCTAGCGTGCCGGATTCGGCCTGGGTTTGCGGGCGTCAAAATAGGACCGAACAGGCGAAAATTGGGCTTCTGAAACGCGGTTGGGCCGAATTTTCGGTACCGGCGACCAAAAGAAAAAGGCCCGGCGGGGCATGACCGGAGATGCTCTAACGGGAGAAGTAAGTAGGAGGGAGGGTAGGTACAACGTCGCGAGAGGGAAAAGTGCAGCCTTGTTGCCGTGCTGCCCATTTTGACTCCTTTCCTCACCCGCCACCCTGCATCTTCACCTCCCGCGGCGGCGACCAAGAAGCGCGAGGTCGGGACAGTAACGCGGCGAGTTAAATGCGTGCTCCCAGGTAACCGCTCCCGTTCCTCCGGCTCCAAATCGCGCCGTGGAGAAAGGGCCTCCGAATCTTTATTTATTGAATTGCGTTTTTCTCTCCCAACATGCAGATTCCTTTGACTGCTCTGCCGCCATCACCGGGGCCAATTGATCCGTCCGGCGAGCCGCTGAAAATCGCGCCCTTTATCCGCCACCAAGATTCCCCTAGCCTTTCCGCGTCTCTTCCACGCCCGGCCGGTTGAACCCCCGCTTGATATCCGTCGCTGTCGGCTTTCATTCCTTTGGGACAAGTGCCAGCCCCTTTTGGTTCTTGGGGTTGAGGAGGGCCGGAGCCCTACCGAGACCACCGTAGGCGGCAATCCCTCCCTGGAGACCAGCCGAGGCGATGAGCAACAAGAGCGGCGGCGTGCTGTTGCAATGCGCGGAGGCGACGGCAGCGGATTGGGGCTGCTGCTTCCTCTCCCTCTCcgtgccaccacctccacctgctGCGCCCTGTGATGCAGATAGCAATGGTGGATTCAACCTGGCATGGACCCTCCACCAGTCCTTCCACCCACCCGCTGGTCTCTTTGCCAGCGTCGGCCACAAGGTGGGGGTGGGcctctcggcctcctcctccggcgccacATCGTCGGGAAAACCCCCAGACCCGTACAGAAAATACGTTTCACCGCAGGCCGTCGAAACATCCCTGCCGGTGCCGGGTGACGGAGTGGGGTTCtgggggaaggggaagaagaaagcGGTGAAGATCAAGATAAAGGTTGGGAATTCCCACCTCAAGAGGCTCATCAGCGGGGGGATTGCAGGTGCAGTGTCAAGGACAGTTGTCGCGCCTTTGGAGACGATTAGGACACATCTGATGGTCGGCAGTAATGGGAATTCATCCACGGAGGTGTTTGAGTCCATCATGAAGAATGAAGGATGGACTGGATTGTTCCGCGGCAACTTTGTTAATGTCATTCGAGTCGCCCCGAGCAAAGCAATCGAGGTAACTAATTGATCCATGGCTGCCCTGTTTTCTTTATTCTGCACCATGGTTCCCTTGTTTTGGATATTGATTCTATTATTGTAATTTTTTGTGATGTACTAGCAGGAAACTTATTTACCATAATGTTAAGAGTCCTTGCCTATGTTTTTTCTTTTGATTAGCATATAAATGCACATACCAACTCACATACAAAAATTAAGCGTCACTTGTTCTAGATCAGTGCCCGTTTCTGTCCAAGTTTCGGCTTTTTTACTATTGTCTTAGGTCCTTTTCGGCAAAGTGCCTACATATATTCTTCAATTAAGTTTACTATTTAACCCTGGCtaacttcttcttttttgtttACAACTGAAGTACTATTAGTCGTATTAGTGATCACTGAGAAGTCCAAGAGCTTATAAGCTGAATTTACCCGAACATATATTAAGAGCTTTCCTGAGCTAGGCCACTCATGACTAATCCTTCAATCTAGTTCAGAAGAGATCTCGGGCTTTGATGTCTTCATATATATTATTTGATTCAGTATTTGTTTCAGAAGAGCTTTCGTGATACCAGAATTTTTATTTCAGTTTGATTCTTCTTAATATATTATTGTTCTCATTTCGTCATTAGGGACCCATTATGTTACCAGAATGAAATTATAGGTTTATATAACAAGGAATCGTTGTAGTTTACCCAATGAAAACAGTTGATTTTGGCAGTTGCCAACTTGCCTGTCCTCTGCTCAAGCTGGTCTACAATATAAGTAGGTTGAAGTCTTAAACAAGGTTTCGAACCACTGGTTCCTTTTTTTGTACAAGATCAGTCAAGATAACATATCAGTGCCTATTCCAGTTTCCACAGACCATAATCCATATACAAGAAACTTCGCATTGCCGTTTTATTGCCATGCACCTGCCAAAGTCTCCGGATTATGTTCATCATTTAAATATTTTCATGCCTGAAGTGTTATATGTGAGCAGGGATTGAAACTTCAATCATGTCTTGACCATCGCAGTCTAATCAATCTGTTCATTTAATTATAGTGCTTTACAACCTCTAATGCTATTTACCTTTTCAATCAGTATTTTATTGAGAATATTTCTGTGCTAGCTTATCTCTTATGCAGTTATTTCCATAAGGTTTATCCTCTTCCTTAATGCTTGTTTTGACCCTTTTTTCCTCTTGTTGCAGCCTTTTGCCTTTGATACAGCTAAGAAGTTCCTAACCCCCAAATCTGGGGAAGAACAGAAGATCCAAATCCCTCCTTCACTAGTGGCAGGGGCTTTTGCTGGTGTCAGCTCAACTCTGTGTACATACCCTCTGGAACTAATTAAGACTCGATTAACCATACAGGTTAGTGGTATTACGCAAGAACTGTCTGGATGCCAGAAAAACACTTCTGTTAAGAGTTTTATAACAACACATGAAGTGCATATGATGAATGCCATCTAATTGTGCAGAGAGGTGTGTATGATAACTTCCTCCATGCATTTGTGAAAATTGTCCGTGAAGAAGGCCCTGCTGAGCTGTATAGAGGCTTAACCCCAAGTCTAATCGGAGTAGTGCCATATGCAGCAACCAACTACTTTGCGTATGACACCCTTAAGAAGGTGTACAAGAAAATGTTCAAGACAAATGAAATCGGCAACGTTCCAACCCTCATTGGGTCTGCTGCAGGAGCCATCTCAAGCACTGCCACATTTCCTCTTGAGGTTGCCCGCAAGCACATGCAAGTCGGAGCTGTTGGTGGCCGGAAGGTATACAAGAACATGCTTCACGCTCTCCTGACCATTCTCGAGGACGAAGGGGTTGGGGGCCTCTACAGAGGACTGGGGCCTAGTTGCATGAAGCTGGTGCCTGCTGCTGGGATTTCGTTTATGTGCTACGAAGCTTGCAAGAAGATACTGATTGAGGAAGAGGACGAATGAAGCGTTCCTCGACAGCGGCGTCATAAAGGGGTAGTGGCTTGAATTTTGTTTGCCGATCCTATTAAGGATCTGAATCTGATCCTGGGGCCTTCCCCCCAAGATACGAGGGCTCGGTTTCGCGACGGACAGCGGGGAAACTTTTGGCCTCCTGTGAATGAAGTTACCTGACTAAGCTCAATAATTGTTGCTACAAGATTTCAAACTCTTTCTGTAGTCTCAGCTTGCCCTGACGAAAAGTTACATAAGTTTCCAGTTTGCTTTGGGATACTATATGCATGAATGAAGCGTGTGTTTTTCAGATTGTTAGGGGGTATGAAACCAGTGAAATTAACTCCGGAGACATCAAATTTTACATGAGTGGCATCAAGATTTATCTTTTTCAGTTCATTGTGTTATGGACTTCTGATTTTGACTCCAACTCATGGCAAGTCTGGTATGGACTTTTGATTTGATGCCAACTCGTAGCGAGTCTTCAAGAGTGACACTTAAATTCTCAGCTCTTGCCACAATTGCATTGCAAAATTAACATTACCAACAGCT is from Triticum aestivum cultivar Chinese Spring chromosome 1B, IWGSC CS RefSeq v2.1, whole genome shotgun sequence and encodes:
- the LOC123114479 gene encoding adenine nucleotide transporter BT1, chloroplastic/mitochondrial, whose translation is MSNKSGGVLLQCAEATAADWGCCFLSLSVPPPPPAAPCDADSNGGFNLAWTLHQSFHPPAGLFASVGHKVGVGLSASSSGATSSGKPPDPYRKYVSPQAVETSLPVPGDGVGFWGKGKKKAVKIKIKVGNSHLKRLISGGIAGAVSRTVVAPLETIRTHLMVGSNGNSSTEVFESIMKNEGWTGLFRGNFVNVIRVAPSKAIEPFAFDTAKKFLTPKSGEEQKIQIPPSLVAGAFAGVSSTLCTYPLELIKTRLTIQRGVYDNFLHAFVKIVREEGPAELYRGLTPSLIGVVPYAATNYFAYDTLKKVYKKMFKTNEIGNVPTLIGSAAGAISSTATFPLEVARKHMQVGAVGGRKVYKNMLHALLTILEDEGVGGLYRGLGPSCMKLVPAAGISFMCYEACKKILIEEEDE